A genomic window from Salvia hispanica cultivar TCC Black 2014 chromosome 5, UniMelb_Shisp_WGS_1.0, whole genome shotgun sequence includes:
- the LOC125190921 gene encoding zinc finger protein CONSTANS-LIKE 9-like produces MGYLCDFCGEQRSVVFCRSDAASLCLSCDCTVHSANALSRRHPRTLVCERCNSQPAFVRCIEEKLSLCQNCDWMGHVNSNVSPAHKRQPVNCYSGCPSLSELSAVWPFLVNSPTVGDSACEQEMGSMSITDNRTIDRQEPQEKANTQNESLRGEANSQPNMVLDKPAGWMESLNLLDHRLQNVDQPTASTSSSMPKVSLFGAKGRVLYEDDGCYDNLNMDEIDMGFENYDELFGMSHDNPKNIFGDDGIFGMKEMSTSNCQGASAAEVSSTGGLNPMQPACSNVASADSVISSKTEPNLCFTKQAHSGLSFSGLTGETTGGDYQDCGVSSLAILGDPPWYPPGPESSIPSTSRTNAVMRYKEKKKSRMFEKKVRYESRKARADVRRRVKGRFVKAGETYDYDPLSPSKSY; encoded by the exons ATGGGATATCTTTGTGATTTCTGTGGGGAGCAAAGATCTGTAGTATTCTGTCGGTCTGATGCAGCTAGTTTATGTTTGTCTTGTGACTGCACTGTCCATTCTGCAAATGCCCTTTCAAGGCGTCACCCGAGGACACTTGTTTGTGAAAGATGCAATTCTCAACCAGCTTTTGTACGATGTATAGAGGAGAAGTTATCCCTTTGTCAGAATTGTGATTGGATGGGACATGTTAATTCAAATGTAAGTCCCGCACATAAGAGACAACCTGTTAATTGTTACTCCGGCTGCCCTTCGCTTTCAGAACTTTCTGCTGTTTGGCCTTTTCTCGTCAATTCTCCTACAGTCGGAGATTCTGCATGTGAGCAGGAAATGGGTTCAATGAGTATTACTGATAACAGAACAATAGATCGCCAAGAACCCCAAGAAAAAGCTAACACGCAAAATGAATCATTACGGGGGGAAGCTAACAGCCAGCCTAATATGGTCTTGGATAAACCAGCAGGTTGGATGGAGTCATTAAATCTTCTTGATCACAGGCTGCAGAATGTGGATCAGCCGACTGCATCTACTAGCTCTTCCATGCCCAAG GTTTCCTTATTTGGAGCAAAAGGGCGTGTGTTGTATGAGGATGATGGTTGCTATGATAATCTCAACATGGATGAGATTGACAtgggttttgaaaactatGACGAACTGTTTGGTATGTCTCAtgataatccaaaaaatatttttggtgaCGATGGGATATTTGGGATGAAAGAAATGTCCACATCCAACTGTCAAGGTGCTTCTGCCGCTGAG GTATCATCGACTGGAGGACTAAATCCGATGCAACCAGCTTGCAGCAATGTAGCATCTGCAGATTCAGTTATTAGCTCTAAAACTGAGCCCAACTTATGTTTCACGAAGCAGGCACACTCAGGCCTCTCATTTTCCGGCCTTACTGGGGAAACCACTGGTGGAGATTATCAAGACTGTGGAGTTTCATCATTGGCGATCTTGGGTGACCCACCATGGTACCCTCCAGGTCCTGAGAGTTCCATACCTTCTACTAGTAGGACCAATGCTGTCATGCGGTacaaagagaagaagaagtcACGGAT GTTTGAGAAGAAAGTGAGGTACGAATCTCGCAAGGCAAGAGCAGATGTACGGAGGCGTGTGAAGGGACGCTTTGTCAAGGCTGGTGAAACTTACGACTATGATCCACTGAGCCCAAGCAAGAGCTACTGA
- the LOC125186786 gene encoding RRP15-like protein: MTEATQLVDAKNVGRKRKSGKKKGLNAKKRRMMHQGGEKKVKINPKTRKLYQKRARDYNSDDTEEDEDPQQAPSAVAVDESKQIGDGFEGGLSDDGDDENEGLEGEEEEVSEDESGKIQPGIVRFSEGIKAFKSAFKKIVKKSAGDEDVLGPVLSANKKLLAEKLAEEDLEKKVKGEAKKERHMISEKGHVKPAEFLDAHEKLLLGVATKGVVKLFNAVNKAQNAQKGLNPLRTKDEKVIKQRRKEAFFSELGRTSTQSAATVIKVGTSSGSVDGEAPAWAPLRDNYMLTNPKLKDWDKMQDTNAADDFRQASDADSSSDEE, encoded by the exons ATGACAGAAGCAACGCAGTTGGTCGATGCAAAGAATGTCGGTAGGAAACGGAAATCGGGGAAAAAGAAGGGGTTGAATGCGAAGAAAAGGCGAATGATGCATCAAGGCGGTGAAAAGAAGGTTAAAATTAATCCGAAAACGAGGAAATTGTATCAGAAGAGGGCTAGGGATTACAATTCTGACGATACAGAAGAGGATGAGGATCCCCAGCAAGCTCCCAGTGCAGTTGCAGTTGACGAATCCAAGCAAATTGGTGATGGATTTGAAGGTGGATTATCTGACGATGGTGATGATGAGAATGAAGGCCTTGAgggagaggaagaagaggtaTCGGAAGACGAAAGCGGTAAAATTCAGCCTGGGATTGTGAGGTTTTCCGAGGGGATTAAGGCTTTTAAGTCGGCATTTAAGAAGATTGTTAAGAAGAGTGCTGGTGATGAGGATGTGTTG GGTCCTGTGTTATCCGCCAATAAGAAGCTGTTAGCTGAGAAGCTTGCTGAAGAGGATTTGGAAAAGAAAGTGAAGGGGGAAGCAAAGAAGGAGAGGCATATg ATAAGCGAGAAGGGGCATGTGAAGCCTGCTGAATTTTTGGATGCTCATGAGAAGCTTCTGTTGGGAGTGGCAACTAAAGGAG TGGTGAAGTTGTTCAATGCT GTAAATAAGGCCCAGAATGCCCAGAAAGGTTTAAATCCTTTGAGAACAAAGGATGAGAAAG TAATAAAGCAACGGAGGAAGGAAGCCTTCTTCTCGGAGTTGGGCAGGACATCAACCCAATCAGCTGCGACAGTTATCAAG GTTGGCACCTCAAGTGGCTCTGTGGATGGCGAAGCTCCTGCATGGGCCCCTCTGCGTGACAATTACATGTTGACGAACCCCAAGTTGAAAGATTGGGATAAGATGCAG GATACAAATGCTGCAGACGACTTTCGCCAGGCATCAGATGCTGATTCTTCATCAGACGAAGAGTGA
- the LOC125186294 gene encoding probable E3 ubiquitin-protein ligase XERICO isoform X1 → MCVKIPTLCGSHHLQRSFSLFLGLKMAISSYPTPADAGVLCVILANTAISISIFKEMFRSILNVIGINISSWEDFTVEPSNSGECCRRPSELYVEEFRSHSPSMQYESVFFHQCPKQECSICLTEFVPKAEINQLSCGHVFHKACLEKWLNYWNTTCPLCRNYMMPQEAEEDASCPM, encoded by the exons ATGTGTGTAAAGATTCCAACTTTGTGTGGATCTCACCATTTACAGAGGTCCTTTTCCTTGTTTTTAg GCTTGAAAATGGCGATTTCATCGTACCCTACTCCAGCAGACGCGGGAGTGCTCTGCGTAATCCTGGCTAACACAGCCATATCCATCTCCATCTTCAAGGAGATGTTCCGCTCCATCCTAAACGTCATCGGCATTAACATATCTTCGTGGGAGGACTTCACGGTGGAGCCCTCAAACTCAGGCGAGTGCTGCAGACGCCCCTCAGAGTTGTACGTGGAGGAGTTCAGGAGCCACTCGCCCTCTATGCAGTACGAGTCGGTCTTCTTCCACCAATGCCCCAAGCAAGAGTGCTCCATCTGCCTGACAGAATTCGTGCCCAAGGCCGAGATCAACCAGCTCTCCTGCGGCCACGTCTTCCACAAGGCGTGCCTCGAGAAGTGGCTCAACTACTGGAACACGACGTGCCCTCTCTGTCGGAACTACATGATGCCACAGGAAGCTGAGGAGGATGCCTCCTGCCCCATGTGA
- the LOC125186294 gene encoding probable E3 ubiquitin-protein ligase XERICO isoform X2 — protein sequence MAISSYPTPADAGVLCVILANTAISISIFKEMFRSILNVIGINISSWEDFTVEPSNSGECCRRPSELYVEEFRSHSPSMQYESVFFHQCPKQECSICLTEFVPKAEINQLSCGHVFHKACLEKWLNYWNTTCPLCRNYMMPQEAEEDASCPM from the coding sequence ATGGCGATTTCATCGTACCCTACTCCAGCAGACGCGGGAGTGCTCTGCGTAATCCTGGCTAACACAGCCATATCCATCTCCATCTTCAAGGAGATGTTCCGCTCCATCCTAAACGTCATCGGCATTAACATATCTTCGTGGGAGGACTTCACGGTGGAGCCCTCAAACTCAGGCGAGTGCTGCAGACGCCCCTCAGAGTTGTACGTGGAGGAGTTCAGGAGCCACTCGCCCTCTATGCAGTACGAGTCGGTCTTCTTCCACCAATGCCCCAAGCAAGAGTGCTCCATCTGCCTGACAGAATTCGTGCCCAAGGCCGAGATCAACCAGCTCTCCTGCGGCCACGTCTTCCACAAGGCGTGCCTCGAGAAGTGGCTCAACTACTGGAACACGACGTGCCCTCTCTGTCGGAACTACATGATGCCACAGGAAGCTGAGGAGGATGCCTCCTGCCCCATGTGA
- the LOC125191346 gene encoding phosphatidylinositol 3-kinase, root isoform isoform X2: protein MKKQLKTGKHKLRLWAGEEADGSINTNTPGKVPKEERGELERLEKLVNKYERGQIQRVDWLDRLAFKAMERIKERESLKNGSSHLYVIIDFCSFEHRVVFQESGANFIIPSPIASTNELVTVWDPEVGKINPSEHKQLKLARSLNRGIIDRDLKPSITERKSIQRILRYPPTRTLTGEEKQLLWKFRFSLMAEKRALTKFLRCVEWSDVQEAKQALELMGKWQTIDVCDALELLSPVFESEEVRAYAVSVLERADDEELQCYLLQLVQALRFERSDKSRLSYFLVERSLCNTDLASFLRWYVAVELHDHPYARRFYSTYELLEESMLKLGPSANSDEDGFKLWQSLVRQTELTAQLCSITRDVRNVRGGTQKKIEKLRQLLSGLLSELTYFDEPIRSPLAPRVLITGIIPSESSIFKSALHPLRLTFRTASGGSCKIIFKKGDDLRQDQLVIQMVSLMDRLLKLENLDLHLTPYRVLATGHDEGMLEFIPSKSLAQILSEHRSITSYLQKFYPDEDGPFGITATCLETFIKSCAGYSVITYILGIGDRHLDNLLLQDDGRLFHVDFGFILGRDPKPFPPPMKLCKEMVEAMGGAESQYYTRFKSYCCEAYNILRKSSNLILNLFHLMAGSNIPDIASDPEKGILKLQEKFRLDLDDEESIHFFQDLINESVSALFPQMVETIHRWAQYWR, encoded by the exons ATGAAAAAACAGCTCAAGACTGGGAAACATAAACTTAGACTATGGGCGGGCGAAGAAGCAGATGGCTCTATCAATACAAACACACCAGGAAAG GTTCCTAAAGAGGAGAGAGGGGAGCTAGAACGCCTTGAAAAACTAGTGAATAAGTACGAGAGAGGGCAAATTCAAAGAGTTGATTGGCTTGACCGGCTTGCATTCAAAGCTATGGAGAGGATTAAGGAACGCGAGAGCTTGAAAAATGGGAGTTCTCATTTGTATGTCATCATTGATTTCTGCAGCTTCGAGCACCGCGTAGTTTTCCAG GAATCTGGTGCAAATTTCATAATACCATCCCCAATAGCTTCGACAAATGAACTAGTTACAGTTTGGGATCCTGAAGTTGGAAAAATTAACCCCTCCGAGCACAAGCAGCTAAAGCTGGCTAGAAGTTTAAATCGTGGCATCATTGACAGAGATCTTAAACCTAGCATTACAGAAAGGAA GTCCATACAAAGAATACTAAGATATCCACCAACTAGAACCTTGACTGGAGAGGAGAAGCAACTACTCTGGAAATTTCGTTTTTCGCTGATGGCTGAGAAAAGGGCCCTGACAAAATTCTTACGCTGTGTCGAATGGAGTGATGTTCAG GAAGCAAAGCAAGCATTAGAACTGATGGGCAAGTGGCAGACAATTGATGTATGTGATGCACTAGAGCTTCTATCTCCAGTTTTTGAGAGTGAAGAG GTCCGTGCATATGCTGTGAGTGTTCTTGAAAGAGCGGATGATGAAGAGCTCCAGTGCTACCTACTCCAGTTGGTTCAAGCACTTCGTTTCGAACGTTCAGACAAATCTCGCCTTAGTTATTTCCTCGTGGAACGGT CATTGTGCAATACTGACTTGGCTAGCTTTCTTCGATGGTATGTGGCTGTGGAACTCCACGACCATCCATATGCTAGACGTTTCTATAGCACCTATGAGCTGTTAGAAGAAAGTATGTTGAAG TTAGGACCAAGTGCCAATAGCGATGAAGATGGTTTCAAGCTTTGGCAGAGTTTAGTACGCCAGACAGAACTGACTGCGCAATTGTGCTCTATAACGAGAGATGTTAGAAATGTGAGAGGTGGTACTCAAAAGAAAATCGAAAAGCTTAGGCAGCTCCTATCTGGGCTTCTTAGCGAGCTTACCTACTTTGACGAG CCAATACGGTCGCCTCTTGCACCAAGGGTCCTTATAACAGGGATTATACCATCAGAATCATCAATCTTCAAAAGCGCGCTGCATCCTCTGCGGCTGACATTTCGAACAGCAAGTGGAGGAAGCTGCAAGATCATATTTAAGAAGGGTGATGACCTTAGGCAAGACCAATTG GTTATTCAAATGGTATCACTAATGGATCGACTGCTCAAGCTGGAGAACCTCGACTTGCATTTGACTCCTTACAGAGTGCTAGCAACTGGGCATGACGAAGGCATGCTGGAATTCATTCCTTCAAAATCTTTAGCACAG ATTCTGTCAGAGCACCGTAGTATAACAAGCTACCTGCAGAAATTTTACCCAGACGAAGACGGGCCTTTCGGAATAACTGCAACATGTCTTGAGACGTTCATAAAAAGTTGTGCTGGCTACTCAGTTATCACATATATACTGGGCATTGGTGACAG GCACCTCGACAACCTGCTGTTGCAAGATGACGGCCGCCTTTTCCACGTAGATTTTGGTTTCATACTTGGCCGAGATCCAAAACCTTTCCCACCACCTATGAAACTCTGCAAGGAAATGGTGGAAGCTATGGGCGGAGCGGAGAG TCAATACTACACCAGATTTAAATCCTACTGCTGCGAGGCATACAACATTCTCCGAAAATCAAGCAACCTGATACTAAATTTGTTTCACCTGATGGCCGGTTCCAACATTCCAGACATTGCTTCTGACCCCGAGAAGGGCATTCTCAAG CTTCAAGAAAAATTCCGCTTGGACTTAGACGACGAGGAGTCGATCCACTTCTTCCAGGATCTCATCAATGAGAGCGTCAGCGCACTGTTTCCACAAATGGTCGAGACCATCCACCGCTGGGCTCAATATTGGCgctag
- the LOC125191346 gene encoding phosphatidylinositol 3-kinase, root isoform isoform X1 has translation MAGNEFRFFLSCDINLPVTFKIERLEGKLSARKPPDSADDSTIEEKKPELYVESLLYIDGAPFGLPMRTRLESGGPSYCWNELITLSTKYRDLTANSQLAVTVYDVSCGKDEELVGGATIHLFNMKKQLKTGKHKLRLWAGEEADGSINTNTPGKVPKEERGELERLEKLVNKYERGQIQRVDWLDRLAFKAMERIKERESLKNGSSHLYVIIDFCSFEHRVVFQESGANFIIPSPIASTNELVTVWDPEVGKINPSEHKQLKLARSLNRGIIDRDLKPSITERKSIQRILRYPPTRTLTGEEKQLLWKFRFSLMAEKRALTKFLRCVEWSDVQEAKQALELMGKWQTIDVCDALELLSPVFESEEVRAYAVSVLERADDEELQCYLLQLVQALRFERSDKSRLSYFLVERSLCNTDLASFLRWYVAVELHDHPYARRFYSTYELLEESMLKLGPSANSDEDGFKLWQSLVRQTELTAQLCSITRDVRNVRGGTQKKIEKLRQLLSGLLSELTYFDEPIRSPLAPRVLITGIIPSESSIFKSALHPLRLTFRTASGGSCKIIFKKGDDLRQDQLVIQMVSLMDRLLKLENLDLHLTPYRVLATGHDEGMLEFIPSKSLAQILSEHRSITSYLQKFYPDEDGPFGITATCLETFIKSCAGYSVITYILGIGDRHLDNLLLQDDGRLFHVDFGFILGRDPKPFPPPMKLCKEMVEAMGGAESQYYTRFKSYCCEAYNILRKSSNLILNLFHLMAGSNIPDIASDPEKGILKLQEKFRLDLDDEESIHFFQDLINESVSALFPQMVETIHRWAQYWR, from the exons ATGGCTGGGAACGAATTCCGATTCTTCTTGTCGTGTGACATTAATTTGCCGGTGACTTTCAAAATTGAGAGATTGGAGGGCAAATTATCTGCTCGGAAACCCCCCGATTCAG cTGATGATAGCACCATAGAGGAGAAGAAACCTGAGTTGTACGTTGAGAGCTTGTTGTACATCGATGGCGCACCTTTTGGGCTCCCTATGAGAACAAG GCTGGAATCAGGAGGCCCGTCGTATTGTTGGAATGAGCTCATCACTCTGAGTACTAAGTATCGTGATTTGACAGCAAATTCACAACTTGCTGTTACT GTGTATGATGTTTCATGTGGGAAAGATGAGGAATTGGTTGGGGGGGCGACTATTCACCTTTTCAACATGAAAAAACAGCTCAAGACTGGGAAACATAAACTTAGACTATGGGCGGGCGAAGAAGCAGATGGCTCTATCAATACAAACACACCAGGAAAG GTTCCTAAAGAGGAGAGAGGGGAGCTAGAACGCCTTGAAAAACTAGTGAATAAGTACGAGAGAGGGCAAATTCAAAGAGTTGATTGGCTTGACCGGCTTGCATTCAAAGCTATGGAGAGGATTAAGGAACGCGAGAGCTTGAAAAATGGGAGTTCTCATTTGTATGTCATCATTGATTTCTGCAGCTTCGAGCACCGCGTAGTTTTCCAG GAATCTGGTGCAAATTTCATAATACCATCCCCAATAGCTTCGACAAATGAACTAGTTACAGTTTGGGATCCTGAAGTTGGAAAAATTAACCCCTCCGAGCACAAGCAGCTAAAGCTGGCTAGAAGTTTAAATCGTGGCATCATTGACAGAGATCTTAAACCTAGCATTACAGAAAGGAA GTCCATACAAAGAATACTAAGATATCCACCAACTAGAACCTTGACTGGAGAGGAGAAGCAACTACTCTGGAAATTTCGTTTTTCGCTGATGGCTGAGAAAAGGGCCCTGACAAAATTCTTACGCTGTGTCGAATGGAGTGATGTTCAG GAAGCAAAGCAAGCATTAGAACTGATGGGCAAGTGGCAGACAATTGATGTATGTGATGCACTAGAGCTTCTATCTCCAGTTTTTGAGAGTGAAGAG GTCCGTGCATATGCTGTGAGTGTTCTTGAAAGAGCGGATGATGAAGAGCTCCAGTGCTACCTACTCCAGTTGGTTCAAGCACTTCGTTTCGAACGTTCAGACAAATCTCGCCTTAGTTATTTCCTCGTGGAACGGT CATTGTGCAATACTGACTTGGCTAGCTTTCTTCGATGGTATGTGGCTGTGGAACTCCACGACCATCCATATGCTAGACGTTTCTATAGCACCTATGAGCTGTTAGAAGAAAGTATGTTGAAG TTAGGACCAAGTGCCAATAGCGATGAAGATGGTTTCAAGCTTTGGCAGAGTTTAGTACGCCAGACAGAACTGACTGCGCAATTGTGCTCTATAACGAGAGATGTTAGAAATGTGAGAGGTGGTACTCAAAAGAAAATCGAAAAGCTTAGGCAGCTCCTATCTGGGCTTCTTAGCGAGCTTACCTACTTTGACGAG CCAATACGGTCGCCTCTTGCACCAAGGGTCCTTATAACAGGGATTATACCATCAGAATCATCAATCTTCAAAAGCGCGCTGCATCCTCTGCGGCTGACATTTCGAACAGCAAGTGGAGGAAGCTGCAAGATCATATTTAAGAAGGGTGATGACCTTAGGCAAGACCAATTG GTTATTCAAATGGTATCACTAATGGATCGACTGCTCAAGCTGGAGAACCTCGACTTGCATTTGACTCCTTACAGAGTGCTAGCAACTGGGCATGACGAAGGCATGCTGGAATTCATTCCTTCAAAATCTTTAGCACAG ATTCTGTCAGAGCACCGTAGTATAACAAGCTACCTGCAGAAATTTTACCCAGACGAAGACGGGCCTTTCGGAATAACTGCAACATGTCTTGAGACGTTCATAAAAAGTTGTGCTGGCTACTCAGTTATCACATATATACTGGGCATTGGTGACAG GCACCTCGACAACCTGCTGTTGCAAGATGACGGCCGCCTTTTCCACGTAGATTTTGGTTTCATACTTGGCCGAGATCCAAAACCTTTCCCACCACCTATGAAACTCTGCAAGGAAATGGTGGAAGCTATGGGCGGAGCGGAGAG TCAATACTACACCAGATTTAAATCCTACTGCTGCGAGGCATACAACATTCTCCGAAAATCAAGCAACCTGATACTAAATTTGTTTCACCTGATGGCCGGTTCCAACATTCCAGACATTGCTTCTGACCCCGAGAAGGGCATTCTCAAG CTTCAAGAAAAATTCCGCTTGGACTTAGACGACGAGGAGTCGATCCACTTCTTCCAGGATCTCATCAATGAGAGCGTCAGCGCACTGTTTCCACAAATGGTCGAGACCATCCACCGCTGGGCTCAATATTGGCgctag
- the LOC125188348 gene encoding 4-hydroxyphenylpyruvate dioxygenase, which produces MTTNIRLSLSSSFLSPNAPRRHHHHHHHTLTLKLQATPNPSSSTMGQKSAPTTAPAAGELKPLVRKNFSRTNPKSDHFPVHSFHHVEFWCGDATNAALRFSWGLGMPLLAKSDLSTGNSSHASYLLRSGDLSLLFTAPYSPSISDPSSASLPSFSPSSHASFTSSHGLAVRAVAVAVPSASAAFSASVSRGAIPVFPPTLLSDGRTTLAEVHLYGDAVLRFIDGDQWLLPGFEPVTNPSQELDYGIVRLDHAVGNVPKLAPVAEYIKKFTGFHEFAEFTAADVGTAESGLNSVVLANNDENVLFPLNEPVFGMKRKSQIQTYLEHNEGPGVQHLALVSQDIFKTLREMRKRSSVGGFEFMPSPPPTYYRNLKSRAGDVLSDDQIEECERLGILVDRDDQGTLLQIFTKPIGDRPTIFIEIIQRIGCMMKNEEGKMYQKGGCGGFGKGNFSELFRSIEEFEKMLEAKMGTRTAVP; this is translated from the exons ATGACAACAAACAtacgcctctctctctcctcctcaTTCCTCTCTCCAAACGCGCCACGCCGccaccatcaccaccaccaccacacTCTCACTCTAAAACTCCAAGCCACTCCCAACCCCAGCAGCTCCACCATGGGTCAAAAATCCGCCCCCACCACCGCCCCCGCCGCCGGCGAATTGAAGCCATTAGTCCGCAAGAATTTCAGCCGCACCAACCCCAAGTCCGACCACTTCCCCGTCCACAGCTTCCACCACGTGGAGTTCTGGTGCGGCGACGCCACCAACGCCGCCCTCCGCTTCTCCTGGGGCCTCGGAATGCCCCTCCTCGCCAAATCCGACCTCTCCACCGGCAACTCCTCCCACGCCTCCTACCTCCTCCGCTCCGGCGACCTCTCCCTCCTCTTCACCGCCCCTTACTCCCCCTCCATCTCCGACCCCTCCTCCGCCTCCCTCCCCTCCTTCTCCCCCTCCTCCCACGCCTCCTTCACCTCCTCCCACGGCCTCGCCGTCcgcgccgtcgccgtcgccgtcccctccgcctccgccgccttCTCCGCCTCCGTCTCCCGCGGCGCCATCCCCGTCTTCCCCCCAACCCTCCTCTCCGACGGCAGGACCACCCTCGCCGAGGTCCATCTATACGGCGACGCCGTCCTCCGCTTCATCGACGGAGACCAGTGGCTCCTCCCCGGCTTCGAGCCGGTAACCAACCCCTCCCAAGAACTGGACTACGGCATCGTGAGACTCGATCACGCCGTCGGCAATGTGCCAAAGCTCGCACCGGTCGCAGAGTACATCAAGAAATTCACTGGCTTCCATGAGTTCGCTGAGTTCACGGCCGCCGACGTGGGGACGGCCGAGAGCGGGCTCAACTCGGTGGTGCTTGCCAACAACGACGAAAACGTGCTTTTCCCCTTGAATGAGCCGGTTTTTGGGATGAAGAGGAAGAGCCAAATACAGACTTATTTGGAGCATAATGAAGGGCCTGGGGTGCAGCATTTGGCATTGGTGAGTCAGGATATTTTCAAGACTTTGAGGGAGATGAGGAAGAGGAGCTCGGTTGGGGGGTTCGAGTTTATGCCGTCTCCACCGCCTACTTACTACCGGAATTTGAAGAGTAGGGCTGGAGATGTGCTTAGTGATGACCAGATTGAGGAGTGTGAGAGGTTGGGGATTTTGGTGGATAGGGATGATCAAGGGACTTTGCTGCAGATTTTCACCAAGCCGATTGGTGATAG GCCGACCATCTTCATAGAGATAATTCAGAGAATAGGGTGCATGATGAAAAATGAGGAAGGAAAGATGTACCAGAAGGGCGGATGTGGAGGATTTGGAAAGGGGAACTTCTCGGAACTATTCAGGTCTATCGAAGAATTTGAGAAGATGCTCGAAGCAAAAATGGGCACGAGAACAGCAGTGCCGTGA